In the genome of Desulfuromonas sp. DDH964, one region contains:
- a CDS encoding ABC transporter permease, which yields MLRFFKRFHPLLPLSALTGFVLLWQMAASFYPPALFPSPLAVLAALRELAASGLLWEHIGISLWRFASAYLLAVAIAIPLGLLLGQHPRCRRAVDPLLQVLRPISPIAWFPLAVLWFGIGNAPAIFIIFLAAFYPVLLATVDAVRQVPEVYLKVAANFGAGRRMTFLKVIVPAAFPGIMVGLHIAVGTAWIHLVAGEMLGAQSGLGYLIVDARNFLRTDWIMAGMLVVGLLGLAIYRGMRGAEGFIGRLWGKTPS from the coding sequence ATGTTGCGCTTTTTTAAACGGTTTCACCCCCTGTTGCCGCTGTCTGCCTTGACCGGCTTTGTGCTGCTCTGGCAGATGGCGGCTTCTTTCTATCCGCCGGCACTCTTCCCGTCGCCTCTCGCGGTGCTGGCGGCGTTGCGTGAACTGGCGGCCAGCGGTCTGCTCTGGGAGCATATCGGCATCAGCCTGTGGCGCTTCGCCAGTGCCTACCTGCTGGCGGTGGCGATCGCCATCCCCCTCGGCCTGCTCCTCGGCCAGCACCCCAGGTGCCGCCGCGCCGTCGATCCGCTGTTGCAGGTGCTGCGGCCGATCTCGCCCATCGCCTGGTTTCCGCTGGCGGTTTTGTGGTTCGGCATCGGCAACGCCCCGGCGATCTTCATCATCTTTCTCGCCGCCTTCTACCCGGTGCTGCTCGCCACGGTCGATGCGGTGCGCCAGGTGCCGGAGGTTTATCTGAAGGTGGCGGCCAATTTCGGTGCCGGACGACGCATGACCTTTCTCAAGGTCATTGTTCCGGCCGCCTTTCCGGGGATCATGGTCGGCCTGCACATCGCCGTCGGCACCGCCTGGATTCACCTGGTCGCCGGCGAGATGCTCGGGGCCCAGTCGGGCCTTGGCTACCTGATCGTCGACGCGCGCAACTTTCTGCGCACCGACTGGATCATGGCCGGCATGCTGGTGGTCGGTCTGCTTGGGCTGGCGATCTACCGGGGGATGCGGGGCGCGGAGGGGTTCATCGGCCGCCTCTGGGGGAAGACGCCATCATGA
- a CDS encoding ABC transporter ATP-binding protein, translated as MTAVPTNSKILLREVEKRFPNQRGAATCALASVDLEIAAGEFVCLVGPSGCGKTTLINLLAGFTRPSSGRIEIDGRQVLGPDPDHIMIFQDYGLYPWKSALGNILFALEARGQRGAEAQERARHYLDLVGLGQAADRHPHQLSGGMRQRVALARALAVEPSVLFMDEPFAALDAFTRLRLQDELLRLWQQKKPTVVFVTHDLDEAVYLGGKVVLMAPNPGRVQKIVSIDLARPCDRTGDDFSTYRRELFREFQLVHEQAQDYVI; from the coding sequence ATGACTGCGGTGCCGACCAACAGCAAAATTCTGCTGCGCGAGGTGGAAAAGCGCTTCCCCAACCAGCGCGGCGCGGCGACCTGCGCCCTGGCCAGCGTCGATCTGGAGATCGCCGCCGGCGAGTTCGTCTGTCTGGTCGGGCCGAGCGGGTGCGGCAAGACCACGCTGATCAACCTGCTGGCCGGCTTCACCCGGCCGAGCAGCGGGCGGATTGAAATCGATGGCCGGCAGGTGCTCGGCCCCGACCCCGATCACATCATGATCTTTCAGGATTATGGTCTCTACCCCTGGAAAAGCGCCCTCGGCAATATCCTCTTCGCCCTTGAGGCCCGCGGACAGCGCGGCGCCGAGGCGCAGGAGCGGGCCCGGCATTATCTGGATCTGGTCGGTCTTGGTCAGGCCGCGGACCGGCATCCGCACCAGCTCTCCGGCGGCATGCGGCAGCGCGTCGCCCTGGCCCGGGCCCTGGCGGTCGAACCAAGCGTGCTGTTCATGGACGAGCCGTTCGCGGCGCTGGATGCCTTCACCCGTCTGCGGCTGCAGGACGAACTGCTGCGGCTCTGGCAGCAGAAAAAGCCGACCGTGGTGTTCGTCACCCACGATCTCGACGAGGCAGTCTACCTCGGCGGCAAGGTGGTGCTGATGGCGCCGAACCCCGGCCGGGTGCAGAAGATCGTCAGCATCGACCTGGCGCGCCCCTGCGACCGCACCGGCGATGACTTCAGCACCTATCGCCGGGAACTGTTCCGGGAATTTCAATTGGTACATGAACAGGCTCAAGACTATGTCATCTGA
- the gap gene encoding type I glyceraldehyde-3-phosphate dehydrogenase: MSSDPSAATLPGEQLAAARVAINGFGRIGRTVLRLAQHSPAIEVVAINDLAPPRTLAHLFQYDSVHGPFAGSVDVEAGAMRIDGRTIRMLQIPDPAVLPWRELGIDIVIEATGRFARRAAAEKHLHAGARRVIISAPCADADLTVCLGVNEADCRPEQQILSNASCTANCLAPIAKVLLERFGIAKGMMNTVHPATNNQALSDQPHADPRRGRAAGLSIIPTTTSAIAAVEQVLPELAGRLQGMAVRVPTASVALLDLVVETRVATSVAEVNSVLRSAAQGRLKGIVEYCELPLVSRDFQGRCASAIVDGLCTTVTGGNLVRVIAWYDNETGYASRLVELAAYLARQESAPPVQVAV; this comes from the coding sequence ATGTCATCTGATCCATCCGCCGCGACCCTGCCCGGCGAACAGCTTGCGGCGGCGCGGGTCGCCATCAACGGTTTCGGCCGCATCGGACGCACGGTTCTGCGCCTGGCGCAGCATTCGCCGGCCATCGAGGTGGTGGCGATCAACGATCTGGCTCCGCCGCGGACCCTGGCCCATCTGTTCCAATACGATTCCGTGCATGGCCCCTTTGCGGGAAGTGTCGATGTGGAGGCCGGTGCCATGCGGATCGATGGCCGCACTATCCGGATGTTGCAGATCCCCGACCCGGCCGTGCTCCCCTGGCGGGAGTTGGGAATCGATATCGTCATCGAGGCCACCGGCCGTTTCGCCCGCCGCGCCGCTGCCGAAAAGCACCTGCACGCCGGCGCCCGGCGGGTGATCATCAGCGCGCCCTGTGCCGATGCCGACCTGACCGTTTGCCTGGGGGTCAATGAAGCCGACTGCCGCCCGGAGCAGCAGATTCTTTCCAACGCCTCCTGCACCGCCAACTGTCTGGCTCCCATCGCCAAGGTTCTGCTGGAGAGGTTCGGGATTGCCAAAGGGATGATGAACACCGTCCATCCCGCCACCAACAACCAGGCCCTCAGCGATCAACCCCACGCCGACCCGCGGCGCGGCCGGGCGGCTGGACTCTCCATCATCCCGACGACCACCTCGGCGATTGCCGCGGTGGAGCAGGTTCTGCCGGAGCTGGCGGGGCGGCTGCAGGGGATGGCAGTGCGTGTTCCGACCGCCAGCGTCGCGCTGCTCGACCTGGTCGTCGAGACCCGTGTCGCCACCAGCGTGGCCGAGGTCAATTCGGTATTGCGTTCGGCGGCCCAGGGCCGCCTCAAGGGGATTGTCGAGTATTGCGAGCTGCCGCTGGTCTCCCGGGACTTTCAAGGCCGCTGCGCCTCGGCCATTGTCGATGGTCTTTGTACTACCGTCACTGGCGGCAACCTGGTGCGTGTTATCGCCTGGTACGACAACGAAACCGGCTATGCCAGCCGGCTGGTCGAGCTGGCCGCCTACCTCGCCCGGCAGGAGTCGGCGCCGCCGGTGCAGGTCGCCGTCTGA
- a CDS encoding homocysteine synthase, translated as MSEATEPQYRPETLALHAGQKPDPTTKARAVPIYQTTSYVFDDADHAARLFGLQEFGNIYTRLMNPTSDVFEQRVAALEGGVAALAVASGQSAISLALLTLAHAGDEIVSAASLYGGTYNLFHYTFPQLGITVKFVDPSDPENFRKAITPKTKAIYAESVGNPKLDVLDIAAVARIAHDHDLPLVVDNTTPSPYLINPLKHGADIVVHSATKFIGGHGTSIGGVIVDGGTFNWGNGKFPQLAKPDPSYHGVNFWEVLGNIAYIVKIRVQLLRDLGPAVSPFNSFLFLQGLETLHLRLERHSTNALAVAQYLQKHPKVGWVNYPGLPEHPSHELAKKYHNHALYGALIGFGIKGGIEEGKKFINALKLHSLLANIGDAKSLVIHPASTTHQQLTAAEQLEAGVTPDFIRLSVGIENLQDIIADLEQALAQI; from the coding sequence ATGAGTGAAGCGACCGAACCGCAGTACCGCCCCGAGACCCTGGCCCTGCACGCTGGCCAGAAACCCGACCCGACCACCAAGGCGCGGGCGGTGCCGATCTACCAGACCACCTCCTACGTCTTCGACGACGCCGACCATGCGGCGCGGCTCTTCGGCCTGCAGGAATTCGGCAACATCTACACCCGGCTGATGAACCCGACCTCGGATGTCTTCGAGCAGCGGGTCGCCGCCCTCGAAGGAGGGGTGGCGGCGCTGGCGGTCGCCTCGGGGCAGTCGGCGATCAGCCTGGCGCTGCTCACCCTGGCCCATGCCGGCGACGAGATCGTTTCGGCGGCCAGCCTCTACGGCGGCACCTACAACCTGTTTCACTACACCTTTCCCCAGCTCGGCATTACGGTGAAGTTCGTCGACCCGTCCGATCCGGAGAATTTCCGCAAGGCGATCACGCCGAAAACCAAAGCAATCTACGCCGAGAGCGTCGGCAATCCGAAACTCGATGTGCTCGATATCGCCGCCGTCGCCAGAATCGCCCACGACCATGATCTGCCGCTGGTGGTCGACAACACCACGCCGTCCCCCTACCTGATCAACCCCCTCAAGCACGGCGCCGACATCGTCGTCCACTCGGCGACCAAGTTCATTGGCGGCCACGGCACCTCCATCGGCGGCGTCATCGTCGACGGCGGCACCTTCAACTGGGGGAACGGCAAGTTTCCGCAGCTCGCCAAGCCCGATCCCTCGTATCACGGGGTCAACTTCTGGGAAGTGCTGGGCAATATCGCCTACATCGTCAAAATCCGCGTGCAGCTGCTGCGCGATCTCGGTCCGGCCGTCTCCCCCTTCAACTCCTTCCTCTTCCTGCAGGGGCTTGAGACGCTCCACCTGCGCCTGGAGCGCCACAGTACCAACGCCCTGGCCGTTGCCCAATATCTGCAAAAGCACCCCAAGGTCGGCTGGGTCAACTATCCGGGACTGCCGGAGCACCCCTCTCATGAGTTGGCGAAGAAGTACCACAATCACGCCCTCTACGGCGCCCTGATCGGCTTCGGCATCAAGGGTGGAATCGAGGAAGGGAAGAAGTTCATCAACGCCCTCAAGCTCCACTCGCTGCTGGCCAATATCGGCGACGCCAAGTCGCTGGTGATCCACCCGGCCTCGACCACCCATCAGCAGCTCACCGCCGCCGAGCAGCTCGAAGCCGGCGTCACCCCCGACTTCATCCGCCTGTCGGTGGGGATCGAGAACCTGCAGGACATCATCGCCGACCTGGAGCAGGCGCTGGCGCAGATTTGA
- a CDS encoding 4Fe-4S dicluster domain-containing protein has product MTRIKAPSKQQLIKKARDLGASLVGFAPVERWEEFDEVRPDYRPTALWKEARTVIVIGVPMLLPIIETTPSINYQEMYNASNSLLDQIGFRLSIYLNDRGAPAIFMPRDGYGNLEILLELPPGCFSHVFAAKYAGLGTIGYSHNLLVPEYGPRVRLVSILTSLELPATPLLKKELCIKCDLCRKLCPSQAFTTRDDQLIADMDVDACTRHHQVLRAENRWPCGICAKVCPIGADRALYASTNLGLYLDEREAIEKNPDDPRYKSWVHQRRHGSSGNRIS; this is encoded by the coding sequence ATGACACGGATAAAAGCGCCCAGTAAACAACAGCTGATCAAAAAAGCCCGCGACCTCGGGGCGAGCCTCGTCGGCTTCGCGCCGGTTGAGCGCTGGGAAGAGTTTGACGAGGTGCGTCCCGACTACCGGCCGACCGCCCTGTGGAAGGAGGCGCGTACGGTCATCGTCATCGGCGTGCCGATGCTGCTGCCGATCATCGAGACGACGCCGTCGATCAACTATCAGGAGATGTACAACGCCTCCAACAGTCTCCTCGACCAGATCGGCTTTCGCCTGTCGATCTACCTCAACGACCGCGGCGCTCCGGCGATCTTCATGCCGCGGGACGGCTACGGCAATCTCGAAATTCTGCTCGAACTGCCGCCGGGGTGTTTCAGCCACGTCTTTGCCGCCAAATACGCCGGGCTTGGCACCATCGGCTACAGCCACAACCTCCTCGTCCCCGAATACGGACCGCGGGTGCGGCTGGTCTCGATCCTGACCAGTCTGGAACTGCCGGCGACGCCGCTGCTGAAGAAGGAGCTCTGCATCAAGTGCGACCTCTGCCGCAAACTCTGCCCGTCGCAGGCCTTTACCACCCGCGACGACCAGCTGATTGCCGACATGGATGTCGATGCCTGCACCCGTCATCACCAGGTGCTGCGCGCGGAAAACCGCTGGCCCTGCGGCATCTGCGCCAAGGTCTGCCCGATCGGCGCCGACCGCGCCCTGTACGCCAGCACCAATCTCGGCCTCTATCTCGACGAACGCGAGGCCATCGAAAAGAATCCCGACGACCCGCGCTACAAGAGCTGGGTCCACCAGCGCCGCCACGGCTCGTCGGGCAACCGCATCAGCTAA
- a CDS encoding aliphatic sulfonate ABC transporter substrate-binding protein yields the protein MKKRFMLILLALVAAVAGLTGCSKEEAVGKPAVIRVDYAYYNPVALLLKDKGWLETELAKENIKVEWYLSLGSNKALELLNSKSVDFGSTAGAASLIGKANGNPIKAIYLYSKPEWTALVTAKDSPIQKVTDLKGKKVAATRGTDPHIFLLRALDRFGLSEKDIELVPLQHPDGKNALDRGDVAAWAGLDPHMAQIELEKGARLFFRDPDLNTYGVLNVREEFAKQYPDYVVRVLTVYEKARKHAIAHPDELKAVLARDAKLSPEVAAKELERTDLSNPVIGDVQHKAIAAAGAVLKKSGIIPETVDIEATVGSLIDPGFIAKVAR from the coding sequence ATGAAAAAACGCTTCATGCTCATCCTTCTCGCCCTCGTTGCCGCCGTCGCCGGACTGACCGGTTGCAGCAAAGAGGAAGCCGTGGGCAAGCCGGCCGTTATCCGCGTCGATTACGCCTACTACAACCCGGTCGCTCTTTTGCTCAAGGACAAGGGGTGGCTCGAAACCGAGCTGGCCAAGGAGAACATCAAGGTCGAGTGGTATCTGAGCCTCGGCAGCAACAAGGCCCTGGAGCTGCTGAACAGCAAGAGCGTCGATTTCGGTTCCACTGCCGGCGCCGCTTCGCTGATCGGCAAGGCCAACGGCAACCCGATCAAGGCGATTTACCTTTATTCGAAACCGGAATGGACCGCCCTGGTCACCGCCAAAGACAGTCCGATCCAGAAGGTGACCGACCTCAAAGGGAAAAAGGTCGCCGCTACCCGCGGTACCGACCCGCACATCTTCCTGCTGCGCGCCCTTGATCGCTTCGGCCTGTCGGAAAAAGACATCGAACTGGTTCCCCTGCAGCATCCCGACGGCAAAAATGCCCTCGATCGCGGCGATGTCGCCGCCTGGGCGGGCCTCGATCCGCACATGGCGCAGATCGAACTGGAAAAAGGCGCCCGCCTCTTCTTTCGCGACCCCGATCTCAACACCTACGGCGTGCTCAACGTGCGCGAAGAGTTCGCCAAACAGTATCCTGACTACGTGGTCAGGGTGCTGACGGTCTACGAGAAGGCGCGCAAGCACGCTATCGCCCACCCGGACGAACTCAAGGCGGTCCTGGCCCGGGACGCCAAGTTGAGTCCGGAAGTTGCGGCCAAGGAACTGGAGCGCACCGATCTGAGCAATCCGGTCATCGGCGACGTCCAGCACAAGGCGATCGCCGCCGCTGGCGCGGTCTTGAAAAAGAGCGGCATCATTCCGGAAACGGTCGATATCGAGGCGACGGTCGGCAGTCTGATCGATCCGGGTTTCATCGCCAAAGTTGCCAGGTAA
- a CDS encoding ABC transporter permease yields the protein MSSYGHETALAAALTKTLTRTGVRAWRGLRLPDPLLGWLLPALLVAVWEILARMGVFPPNWLPAPSVVATTIFDLARQGELLGHIGITLWRIAAGFLLGAIAATLFGTLTGYLPLARKLLDPLLQALRNIPSMAWVPLFLLWLGVQESSKVSLIAVGVFFPVYLNLYSGILQVDRKLLEVGRIFQLKGIELIRRIVLPATLPAYLVGLRSGLGLGWMFVVAAELMGASRGLGFLMVDGQMTGRAAIIIASIVLFAIFGKLTDLLLESVGRRWQRRAHPVGKERRRAGI from the coding sequence ATGAGTAGCTACGGTCACGAAACCGCGCTTGCGGCGGCGTTGACAAAGACATTGACCAGGACCGGAGTCCGCGCCTGGCGCGGACTCCGGCTCCCCGATCCACTGCTGGGCTGGCTGCTGCCGGCCCTGCTGGTCGCCGTCTGGGAGATTCTCGCCCGCATGGGGGTCTTCCCGCCCAACTGGCTGCCGGCGCCGAGCGTCGTCGCCACCACCATTTTCGACCTGGCACGGCAGGGGGAACTCCTCGGGCATATCGGTATCACCTTGTGGCGCATCGCGGCAGGATTCTTACTCGGTGCGATCGCCGCCACCCTGTTCGGCACCCTCACCGGCTACCTGCCGCTGGCGCGCAAACTTCTCGACCCGCTGTTGCAGGCGTTGCGTAACATCCCGTCCATGGCCTGGGTGCCGCTGTTTCTGCTCTGGCTCGGAGTGCAGGAATCTTCGAAGGTCAGCCTCATCGCCGTCGGGGTTTTTTTCCCCGTCTACCTCAACCTTTACAGCGGTATTTTGCAGGTCGACCGCAAACTGCTGGAAGTCGGTCGGATCTTTCAGCTTAAAGGGATCGAGTTGATTCGGCGCATCGTTTTGCCGGCAACCCTGCCGGCTTATCTGGTCGGACTGCGCAGCGGGCTGGGGCTCGGCTGGATGTTCGTCGTCGCCGCCGAACTGATGGGGGCGAGCAGGGGGCTCGGCTTTTTGATGGTCGATGGCCAGATGACCGGCCGTGCCGCGATCATCATCGCTAGCATTGTTCTGTTTGCCATCTTCGGCAAGCTGACCGACCTGCTGCTGGAGAGCGTCGGCCGGCGCTGGCAACGCCGGGCGCATCCGGTCGGCAAAGAGAGAAGGAGAGCAGGAATATGA
- a CDS encoding ABC transporter ATP-binding protein, with protein sequence MTVTPAHPRALAIDQLQKSFQVNGDEIVALEQVDLAIEPGEFVSIVGSSGCGKSTLLRIVAGLETSSAGSVRLGDKTIFSPSLERGMVFQEHRLLPWLTVVENVAFGLGRKLTVEQQRSVDEHIELVGLEKFARAYPDQLSGGMAQRAAIARALVTRPELLLLDEPFGALDALTRIQMQEEILRIWEVEKTTMVLVTHDIDEAIFLGDRVVIMSSRPGTIKKILPVNLPRPRDRSSYDFVQIRKEIYGHFFHGAEQPFAYAI encoded by the coding sequence ATGACCGTCACCCCGGCCCACCCACGGGCCCTCGCCATCGACCAGCTGCAGAAATCGTTTCAGGTCAACGGCGATGAAATCGTCGCCCTGGAACAGGTCGATCTCGCCATCGAACCGGGTGAATTTGTCAGTATCGTCGGCAGCAGCGGTTGCGGCAAGAGCACCCTGCTGCGCATCGTTGCCGGGCTGGAAACCAGCTCAGCCGGCAGTGTCCGCCTGGGCGACAAAACGATTTTTTCCCCGAGCCTGGAGCGGGGGATGGTCTTTCAGGAACACCGCCTCCTCCCCTGGCTGACAGTCGTGGAAAATGTCGCCTTCGGCCTCGGCCGCAAACTGACCGTCGAGCAGCAGCGCTCGGTCGATGAGCATATCGAGCTGGTCGGTCTCGAAAAGTTTGCCCGCGCCTACCCCGATCAGCTCTCCGGCGGCATGGCGCAGCGCGCCGCCATCGCCCGCGCCCTGGTCACCCGTCCCGAACTGCTGCTGCTCGACGAGCCGTTCGGCGCCCTCGATGCCCTGACCCGGATCCAGATGCAGGAGGAAATCCTGCGGATCTGGGAGGTGGAGAAGACCACCATGGTCCTGGTCACTCACGACATCGACGAGGCGATTTTCCTCGGCGACCGGGTGGTGATCATGTCAAGCCGGCCGGGGACGATCAAAAAAATTCTCCCGGTGAACCTCCCGCGCCCGCGCGATCGCAGCAGCTACGATTTTGTGCAGATCCGCAAGGAGATTTACGGTCACTTTTTTCACGGCGCCGAGCAGCCCTTTGCCTATGCGATCTGA
- a CDS encoding alpha/beta hydrolase family protein encodes MSRKDLDSMGVREIRIPSLLDGSAEPNLYFIPEGDGPFPLLVALHTWSFDRFNQLETLLPLCRERSWALLLPEARGPNLAGNPHAEQAAGSPLARQDVLDATAWITARFSIDRQRLFLLGGSGGGQLALLVAAADPARWRAVSVWVPITDLALWHGEASYYAPHIEACLGGPPGASADIDRRYRERSPLEHAAALTETNLFLHHGRFDPLVPWQHSWRLAERLHALGARRFFLEIFDGEHDIQARRALDWFSAQGGRVESGWRLTG; translated from the coding sequence GTGAGTCGCAAAGACCTTGACAGCATGGGAGTGCGGGAAATCCGCATCCCTTCCTTGCTTGACGGCTCAGCGGAGCCAAACCTGTATTTCATCCCCGAGGGGGATGGTCCTTTTCCACTGCTGGTTGCCCTGCACACCTGGAGTTTTGACCGCTTCAATCAGCTGGAGACCCTGCTGCCGCTCTGCCGCGAGCGCAGCTGGGCGCTGCTGCTGCCCGAGGCGCGCGGCCCCAACCTGGCCGGCAATCCCCATGCGGAGCAAGCTGCCGGCTCACCCCTGGCGCGACAGGATGTGCTCGATGCGACGGCCTGGATAACGGCGCGTTTCTCCATCGACCGGCAGCGGCTCTTTCTGCTTGGTGGCAGCGGCGGGGGACAACTGGCGCTGCTGGTCGCGGCGGCGGACCCCGCCCGCTGGCGTGCCGTCAGCGTCTGGGTGCCGATCACCGATCTCGCCCTCTGGCACGGCGAGGCGAGCTACTACGCGCCGCACATCGAGGCCTGTCTTGGCGGTCCTCCGGGCGCCTCGGCCGACATCGACCGGCGCTATCGCGAGCGTTCGCCGCTGGAACATGCCGCCGCCCTGACCGAAACCAACCTCTTTCTGCACCACGGCCGCTTCGATCCCCTGGTCCCCTGGCAGCACAGCTGGCGCCTCGCCGAACGACTGCACGCGTTGGGCGCCCGGCGCTTCTTCTTGGAAATTTTCGACGGCGAGCACGATATTCAGGCCCGGCGGGCGCTCGACTGGTTCTCCGCCCAGGGGGGGCGGGTGGAATCCGGCTGGCGCCTGACCGGGTGA
- a CDS encoding methyltransferase domain-containing protein, with the protein MTDVYNTIDTASRQQVEQLAAILELRAADPQQRAMLRAYLERIDFPARARVVEVGCGTGPVARVLAQIPDVGAVIGIDPSPVLLGRARQLAANQCKLTFRESSAEALPLTDASQDVVVFHTSLCHLTDPAAALHEAFRVLVPGGWLAVFDGDYASTTFGTDDLDPLQLCAASFRRAFIHDSWLARRAPGLAEGAGFTVRDFRTFSYSETRPDYLLSVVDRGAEALAEEGVIGRELAAAMKGEARQRTRKGRFFGQIGYAALIARKPASEG; encoded by the coding sequence ATGACCGACGTCTACAACACCATCGACACCGCCTCCCGACAGCAGGTCGAGCAGCTCGCCGCGATCCTGGAACTACGCGCCGCCGACCCGCAGCAGCGGGCGATGCTGCGCGCCTACCTGGAGCGGATCGACTTCCCCGCCCGAGCCCGTGTGGTCGAGGTCGGCTGCGGCACCGGGCCGGTGGCCCGGGTGCTGGCCCAAATCCCCGACGTCGGTGCCGTGATCGGCATCGATCCGTCGCCAGTGCTGCTTGGCAGAGCCCGGCAACTCGCCGCGAATCAGTGCAAACTGACATTTCGGGAAAGCTCCGCAGAGGCTTTGCCGCTGACGGACGCCAGTCAGGACGTGGTCGTTTTTCACACCTCCCTCTGCCACCTCACCGACCCGGCCGCCGCGCTGCACGAAGCCTTTCGAGTGCTGGTGCCGGGAGGCTGGCTGGCGGTCTTCGACGGCGATTATGCCTCAACCACCTTCGGCACCGACGACCTCGATCCCCTGCAGCTCTGCGCCGCGTCCTTCCGTCGTGCCTTCATCCACGACAGCTGGCTGGCCCGGCGCGCGCCGGGCCTGGCCGAGGGGGCCGGATTCACGGTCCGCGACTTTCGCACCTTCAGCTACAGCGAAACCCGGCCCGACTACCTGCTGAGCGTGGTCGATCGCGGTGCCGAGGCGTTGGCCGAGGAAGGAGTTATCGGGCGGGAGCTGGCAGCGGCAATGAAGGGCGAGGCCCGGCAGCGCACGCGGAAAGGACGGTTTTTCGGCCAGATCGGCTATGCGGCACTGATCGCGCGCAAGCCGGCTTCGGAAGGCTAA
- a CDS encoding DUF3793 family protein, with amino-acid sequence MTHDCGVCPLREGLNGGREERQAQCNAAAFLRRAGYPAPEDWRAALAHLRRRFGEEPCPHEVGVFLAIRSRTWPPFSAGGSDRSAHSNS; translated from the coding sequence ATGACCCACGACTGCGGCGTCTGCCCGCTGCGGGAGGGACTCAACGGCGGGAGAGAGGAACGGCAGGCGCAATGCAACGCCGCGGCTTTTCTACGCCGGGCCGGCTACCCGGCGCCGGAGGACTGGCGGGCGGCGCTGGCCCACCTGAGGCGGCGTTTCGGCGAGGAACCCTGCCCCCATGAGGTCGGTGTCTTTCTGGCTATCCGCTCAAGGACGTGGCCGCCTTTCTCGGCTGGAGGAAGCGACCGCTCAGCTCACAGCAACTCTTGA
- a CDS encoding MalY/PatB family protein: protein MPQPLFDFDQLIDRRQTGSEKWNRYAGRDILPLWVADMDFAAPPAVLAALHERIDHGVFGYTAPGDGLRRAVIDHLQRDFAWQIGAEELVWLPGLVTGLNVLCRAVGERGDAVLTSSPIYPPFLSAPGLSERELLDVPLVLREQRWQFDFAAIEAAITPRTRLLLLCNPHNPVGRAWSRPELEALAEIARRHDLVIGSDDIHAGLVLNPEQRHIPIATLDPGVASRCITLLAPSKTYNIPGLGCSFAVISDPQLRKQFKQAMGRIVPHVNTLGLTAAEAAYRHGEPWRQELLAYLRGNHELVTQAIAAMPGLAMTPVEATCLAWIDTRARGLDQPGQFFEAAGVGLSDGGDFGAPGFVRLNFGCPRSLLVEALERMKKALG, encoded by the coding sequence ATGCCGCAACCGCTTTTCGATTTCGACCAGCTTATCGACCGCCGCCAGACCGGCAGCGAAAAATGGAACCGCTATGCCGGTCGCGACATCCTCCCGCTGTGGGTGGCCGATATGGACTTTGCCGCACCGCCGGCGGTCCTGGCCGCCCTGCATGAACGGATCGACCATGGGGTATTTGGCTACACGGCGCCGGGCGACGGGTTGCGCCGGGCGGTCATCGACCACCTGCAGCGGGACTTTGCCTGGCAAATCGGGGCGGAGGAACTGGTCTGGCTGCCGGGACTGGTGACCGGCCTGAACGTGCTGTGTCGCGCGGTCGGCGAAAGGGGGGACGCAGTACTGACCAGCTCGCCGATCTACCCGCCGTTTTTATCGGCGCCGGGGTTGTCCGAACGCGAGCTGCTGGATGTGCCACTGGTGCTGCGCGAGCAACGCTGGCAATTTGATTTTGCCGCCATCGAAGCGGCCATCACCCCGCGCACCCGGCTGCTGCTGCTGTGCAACCCGCACAATCCGGTGGGGCGCGCCTGGAGCCGCCCGGAACTGGAGGCGCTGGCGGAGATTGCGCGCCGCCACGATCTGGTGATCGGCTCCGACGACATCCACGCCGGGCTGGTGCTGAATCCGGAGCAGCGCCATATACCGATCGCGACCCTCGATCCGGGGGTCGCCAGCCGCTGCATCACTCTGCTCGCACCGAGCAAAACCTACAATATCCCCGGACTCGGCTGCTCCTTCGCGGTAATCTCCGATCCGCAGCTGCGCAAGCAATTCAAGCAGGCGATGGGGCGCATCGTGCCGCACGTCAACACCCTGGGGCTGACCGCCGCCGAAGCCGCCTATCGTCACGGCGAACCGTGGCGGCAGGAGTTGCTCGCCTATCTGCGTGGCAATCACGAACTGGTGACGCAGGCGATCGCCGCCATGCCGGGGCTGGCGATGACCCCGGTCGAGGCCACCTGTCTGGCGTGGATCGACACCCGCGCCCGCGGCCTTGATCAGCCGGGGCAATTCTTCGAAGCCGCGGGGGTCGGCCTCTCCGACGGCGGCGATTTCGGCGCCCCCGGCTTCGTGCGCCTTAATTTCGGCTGCCCGCGCAGCCTGCTGGTTGAAGCGCTGGAGAGGATGAAAAAGGCGCTGGGGTGA